The following are encoded in a window of Bacillus xiapuensis genomic DNA:
- a CDS encoding FMN-binding glutamate synthase family protein: MSLEAIIFVILSVILLAIAALAVLFVYLWITDHKQNQHAILRNFPVLGKVRYLFEMIGPEFRQYFFDADNESKPYSRVDFLNVVLPSKYLNHVIPFGSKRDFDKEGYYIRNAMFPKQKTELAVDNSKLVPTKKYVIDKETITNRKEHVEAAAAQPWLLKEEDSIIIGPQRRHPFFVRGQIGMSGMSYGALGENAISALSEGIGIAGGSWMNTGEGGVSPYHLRGDTDIIMQIGPGLFGVRDTAGNFSWEKFKEKSENDQIKAFEIKLGQGAKIRGGHIEGIKVTPKIAEIRGVEPYKTVDSPNRFNEFHDLPSLFSFIEEMQQVGGKPVGIKIVVGSHDTVDELAQYMKNSRKGPDFITVDGGEGGTGATYQELADSVGLPIKSALLLLDKALRKHGVRNQVKIFASGKLFTPDRVAVALGMGADLVNIARGFMFSVGCINAQHCHTNKCPVGVATTDPELQRALVVDEKKYRVANYVIAMRKGLYNIAAAAGLDNPTQFAPQHIIFKDSYGRTLSVQELLDKEQAEREEKNHLVVM; encoded by the coding sequence ATGTCATTAGAAGCTATAATATTCGTCATTCTGTCCGTTATTTTATTAGCCATTGCCGCATTAGCTGTTCTATTCGTTTATCTATGGATTACAGATCATAAACAAAATCAGCATGCCATCTTGCGCAACTTCCCTGTGCTTGGGAAAGTCCGCTACTTGTTTGAAATGATCGGACCGGAATTTCGGCAGTATTTTTTTGATGCAGACAATGAAAGCAAACCGTATTCACGCGTGGACTTCCTGAATGTAGTGCTGCCTTCCAAATATTTAAATCACGTCATTCCATTTGGATCCAAGCGGGATTTTGACAAAGAAGGCTATTATATTCGCAATGCGATGTTTCCAAAGCAAAAAACAGAGCTGGCAGTGGATAACAGCAAGCTGGTACCTACGAAAAAATATGTCATTGATAAAGAAACGATTACAAACCGCAAAGAGCATGTCGAGGCGGCAGCGGCTCAGCCCTGGCTTTTGAAAGAGGAGGATTCCATAATCATTGGGCCGCAGAGAAGACATCCGTTCTTTGTGCGGGGGCAAATCGGCATGAGCGGCATGAGCTATGGTGCGCTGGGGGAGAACGCCATCTCAGCTCTTTCAGAAGGAATAGGCATTGCCGGAGGATCGTGGATGAATACGGGTGAGGGGGGCGTATCTCCTTATCATTTGCGGGGCGATACAGATATTATTATGCAAATTGGCCCGGGTCTGTTTGGGGTGCGCGACACAGCCGGGAACTTTTCCTGGGAAAAGTTCAAGGAAAAAAGTGAAAACGATCAGATTAAAGCATTTGAAATAAAATTAGGGCAAGGAGCCAAAATTCGCGGCGGTCACATTGAGGGCATTAAGGTTACGCCCAAAATAGCGGAAATACGCGGGGTCGAACCCTATAAAACAGTTGATAGCCCTAACCGTTTTAATGAGTTCCATGATTTGCCATCGTTATTTTCTTTCATTGAAGAAATGCAGCAAGTCGGCGGAAAGCCGGTCGGCATTAAAATTGTAGTTGGCAGCCATGACACAGTCGATGAGCTGGCTCAATACATGAAAAACAGCAGAAAGGGCCCTGACTTTATTACGGTTGATGGCGGAGAAGGCGGAACAGGCGCCACCTATCAGGAGCTGGCGGATAGCGTCGGCTTGCCGATCAAAAGTGCGCTGCTCTTGCTCGATAAAGCTTTGCGCAAGCATGGGGTGCGCAATCAAGTGAAAATCTTCGCCTCCGGAAAGCTGTTCACCCCAGACCGTGTAGCGGTTGCTCTCGGGATGGGCGCTGATTTAGTGAATATTGCCCGCGGATTTATGTTTTCAGTCGGCTGTATTAATGCTCAGCATTGCCATACAAACAAATGCCCGGTCGGGGTCGCCACAACCGATCCGGAGCTGCAGCGCGCACTCGTTGTGGATGAGAAGAAATATCGTGTCGCCAATTATGTAATCGCTATGAGAAAAGGACTGTATAATATCGCGGCGGCAGCCGGTCTTGACAATCCGACTCAGTTTGCTCCGCAGCATATTATTTTTAAAGATTCGTATGGCCGAACCTTATCTGTTCAAGAGCTTCTTGATAAAGAACAAGCAGAAAGAGAAGAGAAGAATCATTTGGTTGTTATGTAA
- a CDS encoding nicotinate phosphoribosyltransferase: MERRYNDDGLALHTDLYQINMAETYWNDGVHNKKAVFELYFRKLPFGNGYAIFAGLERIADYIRHFKFTASDIQYLRDELGYKDDFLDYLANMSFTGTIRSMKEGELVFGNEPILRVEAPLAEAQIIETALLNIVNYQTLIATKASRIKQVINDEPAMEFGSRRAHEMDAAVWGTRAAFIGGFDGTSNVRAGKMFNIPVTGTHAHALVQTYKDEYTAFHKYAERHKNCVFLVDTYDTLKSGVPTAIKVAKELGDRIHFIGIRLDSGDLAYLSKEARKMLDEAGFPDAKIIASNDLDEYTIMNLKAEGAKIDSWGIGTKLITAYDQAALGAVYKLVAIENDRGEMEDTIKISGNPEKVTTPGLKKVYRIINKKNNKAEGDYIAMEEEKPQEEEKLKMFHPVHTFISKFVTDFEAKDLHETIFVDGRQVYSLPSLQEIQLYAKENLQLLWNEYKRPLNPEEYPVDLSQACWDNKMKNIEEVREKVNQLKAGGKAE, translated from the coding sequence ATGGAGAGAAGATATAACGACGACGGGCTGGCATTGCACACAGATTTGTATCAAATCAATATGGCTGAAACATATTGGAATGATGGAGTGCATAATAAAAAAGCTGTTTTTGAGCTGTACTTCAGAAAGCTCCCTTTTGGGAATGGATACGCCATTTTTGCCGGTCTTGAACGAATCGCAGACTACATACGCCATTTTAAATTCACTGCAAGTGATATCCAATATTTGCGGGATGAACTCGGTTACAAGGACGACTTCTTGGATTATTTAGCGAATATGTCTTTCACGGGAACGATCCGTTCCATGAAAGAAGGAGAACTTGTTTTCGGCAATGAGCCGATCCTTCGGGTGGAAGCTCCTTTAGCAGAAGCGCAAATTATTGAAACGGCGCTGTTGAATATTGTCAACTATCAAACACTAATTGCAACGAAGGCGTCCCGGATTAAACAAGTGATTAATGATGAGCCAGCGATGGAATTCGGCAGCCGCCGTGCGCATGAAATGGACGCTGCGGTTTGGGGAACGAGAGCAGCCTTCATCGGAGGATTTGATGGCACAAGCAATGTCAGAGCGGGGAAGATGTTTAACATTCCTGTCACCGGCACTCATGCACATGCTTTAGTGCAAACCTATAAAGATGAGTATACCGCTTTCCACAAATACGCAGAACGGCATAAAAACTGTGTCTTTTTAGTCGATACATATGATACGTTAAAATCGGGTGTTCCCACAGCTATTAAAGTAGCGAAGGAGCTTGGCGACCGCATTCACTTCATTGGCATCCGGCTGGACAGCGGCGATCTTGCTTACTTATCCAAAGAGGCCAGAAAGATGCTGGATGAAGCGGGATTTCCAGATGCAAAGATCATTGCCTCAAACGATCTGGATGAGTACACGATTATGAATTTGAAAGCGGAAGGCGCTAAAATAGACAGCTGGGGAATTGGGACGAAGCTGATTACCGCTTATGATCAAGCTGCTCTCGGTGCTGTGTACAAGCTTGTTGCCATTGAAAATGATAGAGGGGAAATGGAAGATACTATCAAAATTTCCGGAAACCCGGAAAAGGTAACCACCCCAGGGCTAAAGAAAGTTTACCGAATCATTAATAAGAAGAATAACAAAGCGGAAGGCGATTACATCGCCATGGAAGAGGAGAAGCCTCAGGAAGAGGAAAAGCTGAAGATGTTTCATCCGGTGCATACGTTCATTAGTAAATTTGTCACTGATTTTGAAGCAAAGGATCTCCATGAAACCATCTTTGTCGATGGCCGCCAAGTCTATTCATTGCCAAGCCTGCAAGAGATTCAATTATATGCGAAAGAAAATTTGCAGCTTTTATGGAATGAATATAAACGTCCGTTGAACCCTGAGGAATATCCGGTAGACTTAAGCCAAGCCTGCTGGGACAATAAAATGAAAAATATAGAAGAAGTGCGGGAGAAAGTGAACCAATTGAAAGCGGGCGGGAAAGCAGAATAG
- a CDS encoding CidA/LrgA family protein, whose protein sequence is MKKLSKLVVQISIITVFFLIGQLISDQFHLKIPGSIIGMGILFLMLRFHLIPLEWVDVGATFLSAELLLFFIPSAVGIVNYPELFGLSGVEVILVIIASTVVVLGVTGWTAEYLYKRREERA, encoded by the coding sequence TTGAAAAAGCTGTCCAAGTTAGTTGTGCAAATCAGTATCATTACCGTGTTTTTTTTGATCGGCCAGCTTATTTCCGACCAATTCCATCTTAAGATTCCAGGAAGCATCATTGGGATGGGGATCCTGTTTTTGATGCTTCGTTTTCATCTTATTCCATTGGAGTGGGTGGACGTAGGCGCCACTTTTTTAAGCGCGGAACTATTATTGTTTTTCATTCCGTCAGCTGTGGGCATAGTGAATTATCCTGAATTATTCGGTCTCTCAGGAGTGGAAGTAATTCTTGTGATTATAGCCAGCACAGTAGTCGTTCTGGGAGTGACCGGGTGGACGGCGGAATATCTTTATAAAAGAAGGGAGGAGCGCGCATGA
- a CDS encoding LysR family transcriptional regulator, translating into MEIRQFVYFTEVAKLQSFTKAAESLHVSQPALSKMVKNLEEEMGVQLLDRKNLKLTDAGKIVYDKARNILQQVNDLSSSLSDLTKLKKGTLHIGIPSIIGTLFFPTIIAQFRRLYPGITIKMSEHGARTVEKRLEEDLIELGIAVLPVDEQSFETVPFIEEDIMVIMRKNHPLSHRQSLTLKDVQKEDFVFFQEDFTLHGLLKKACRREGFEASIVLESNQWDFVAEMVEADLGISFFPYSLSKRLDPERISLVPLDNDLLKWKLAVILKKNRYISFAAREFLKLIIRESPHYNK; encoded by the coding sequence ATGGAAATTCGTCAATTTGTCTACTTTACGGAAGTAGCCAAGCTGCAAAGTTTTACAAAGGCGGCAGAGAGTCTTCATGTTTCGCAGCCGGCGTTGAGTAAAATGGTCAAGAACTTAGAAGAAGAAATGGGGGTGCAGCTGCTTGATCGCAAAAACCTCAAGCTGACGGACGCGGGAAAAATTGTTTATGATAAAGCCAGAAACATTTTACAGCAGGTGAATGACTTATCTTCTTCGCTGTCCGATCTGACGAAATTAAAAAAAGGAACTCTTCATATCGGGATTCCATCGATTATCGGCACGCTGTTCTTTCCGACGATTATCGCGCAATTTCGCCGCCTTTATCCGGGAATCACGATTAAAATGAGCGAGCATGGAGCGCGAACGGTTGAAAAAAGGCTGGAGGAGGATTTAATCGAGCTGGGCATTGCTGTATTGCCGGTCGATGAGCAATCTTTTGAAACCGTGCCTTTTATTGAAGAAGATATCATGGTGATTATGCGAAAGAACCATCCGTTGTCCCATCGCCAAAGCTTAACGCTGAAGGATGTCCAAAAGGAGGATTTTGTTTTCTTTCAGGAGGACTTTACTCTTCATGGCCTGCTGAAGAAAGCTTGCAGGCGGGAAGGATTCGAAGCGTCCATCGTTCTTGAAAGCAATCAGTGGGATTTCGTGGCGGAAATGGTGGAGGCCGACCTTGGCATCAGCTTCTTTCCTTACTCCTTAAGTAAGCGGCTCGACCCTGAACGCATCAGTCTTGTGCCGCTCGATAACGACTTGCTGAAGTGGAAGCTTGCTGTGATTTTAAAGAAAAACCGCTACATCTCCTTTGCCGCCCGGGAGTTTTTGAAGCTGATCATCCGGGAATCCCCTCACTATAACAAATAG
- the megL gene encoding methionine gamma-lyase, whose product MAKSLKNMETAVIHAGYNAKDHAGSLATPIYQTSTFIFDNAEQGERRFAGEEEGYIYSRLGNPTVRALEERMAELEDAEAALAFSSGMAAVSAVLLAMTKAEDHIICSQGVYGCTFSLLEWMEANHQISFELCAMETEEQIQQMIRPDTACIYVETPINPTMKLIDLEMVTQAASQHGIPVVVDNTFSSPYLQRPLTTGCDVVVHSATKYISGHGDVVAGIAAGSSKWINQIAQSTLKDIGGVISPFDAWLLLRGLKTLPIRMDRHCENAAYIAQQLKKHSLVQNVHYPGDQDHADYRIMKKQMKKGGGLISFELDGTKEQVQKFLNELSLIRIAVSLGDAETLIQHPATMTHSAVPEEMRSKMGITDQLIRLSVGLEAKQDIWQDLERALNAFQKG is encoded by the coding sequence ATGGCTAAATCACTTAAAAATATGGAAACAGCCGTTATTCATGCCGGTTACAACGCAAAGGATCATGCAGGAAGTTTGGCAACTCCGATTTATCAGACATCGACCTTTATATTTGATAATGCTGAACAAGGGGAAAGGCGATTTGCCGGCGAGGAGGAAGGATATATTTACTCGCGGCTGGGCAATCCGACCGTACGGGCATTGGAGGAGCGTATGGCAGAACTGGAAGATGCCGAAGCGGCTCTTGCCTTTTCATCTGGCATGGCAGCGGTGTCAGCCGTTTTGCTTGCCATGACGAAAGCTGAAGATCACATCATTTGTTCTCAAGGGGTATATGGGTGTACCTTCAGCTTGTTAGAATGGATGGAAGCTAATCACCAAATATCATTTGAACTGTGTGCAATGGAAACAGAAGAGCAAATTCAACAAATGATTCGTCCGGACACAGCATGTATATACGTGGAAACACCGATTAATCCAACCATGAAACTAATTGATCTTGAGATGGTGACACAAGCAGCAAGCCAGCATGGCATCCCTGTTGTCGTGGACAATACATTCTCCTCGCCATATTTGCAGCGGCCGCTGACAACTGGATGTGATGTCGTCGTTCATAGTGCAACTAAATATATTAGCGGTCATGGCGATGTGGTAGCTGGCATCGCGGCTGGAAGCAGTAAGTGGATCAATCAGATAGCCCAATCCACTTTAAAGGACATCGGCGGAGTGATTTCTCCTTTTGATGCTTGGCTGCTGTTAAGAGGATTGAAAACGCTTCCTATACGTATGGATCGCCATTGTGAGAATGCTGCTTACATTGCGCAGCAGCTAAAGAAGCATTCGCTCGTTCAAAACGTGCACTACCCGGGAGATCAAGACCATGCGGATTATCGTATTATGAAAAAGCAAATGAAGAAAGGAGGCGGTTTAATTTCCTTCGAATTGGACGGAACGAAAGAACAAGTCCAGAAGTTTTTGAACGAATTATCGCTTATCCGTATAGCTGTCAGCTTGGGGGATGCAGAGACGCTGATTCAGCACCCCGCTACGATGACCCATTCAGCTGTTCCAGAAGAAATGAGAAGTAAGATGGGAATAACCGATCAGCTGATCCGTCTTTCTGTCGGGTTGGAAGCCAAACAAGATATTTGGCAGGACCTTGAGCGCGCCCTAAATGCTTTCCAAAAAGGATGA
- a CDS encoding sensor histidine kinase, which yields MKRLRRRLIFHFSMQFLTLLVTIIILVFALLFLLLQYITDQEQKRNGPAGVLEALVTETNIEDDSAELDEKKWRHSLRKRGLWMQIVNHQGKVIKSSNAPADLPQRYSVNDLLQVEKNQRFLDYKVLAELDHTYDKPYVFLVGYKDQLPALQHLVAAYSDRGRIKAEKRQALEGRLKPIDGTLHIINPNGDIIEAFGKPLAIQQYKPLDILSNKQMPGIHSTSISVQQVPAGGYTWVLHTPKKKDKIQSITVMEEYILGFGLVGFIALLITLLLSFWNGFRYGRPLFLFTGWLKRMEQGKYDEVLTKKERKKIFRKNGKVKARYRLYREVINAFYNMTEKLDESVKERAKLEKTREEWMTGISHDLRTPLSTIQGYGHLLESGHYQWTAEELKEVGQTIREKGEYMLHLIEDFSLTFQLKNNRLVLSKEICPANHLLKAIVDKFILDRTLSDYRFHFHPATDRPLIEADRKWFERMMDNILFNAIKHNPSGTAITVRIIPSAEYVTIQIEDTGVGMDEETVNKLFDRYYRGTNTEERIEGAGLGMNIARQIALLHDASVTVHSELGQGTTVAIQLPRTMEDSGKASEQ from the coding sequence ATGAAGCGATTAAGAAGAAGGCTGATTTTTCACTTTTCCATGCAATTTCTGACGTTATTGGTGACTATAATTATTCTCGTGTTTGCTCTGTTGTTCTTGCTATTACAGTATATAACCGATCAAGAACAGAAAAGAAACGGCCCCGCAGGTGTATTAGAGGCATTAGTCACGGAGACAAATATTGAGGATGATTCAGCCGAATTGGATGAGAAGAAATGGCGACATTCATTGCGAAAAAGAGGCTTATGGATGCAAATTGTTAATCATCAAGGAAAAGTGATTAAATCAAGCAATGCTCCTGCCGATTTGCCGCAGCGATACTCTGTGAATGATCTGCTGCAAGTCGAGAAGAATCAACGTTTTCTCGATTATAAGGTGCTAGCGGAACTGGACCATACTTATGATAAGCCTTATGTTTTTCTCGTTGGCTACAAGGATCAGCTCCCTGCTTTACAACATCTCGTTGCCGCCTACAGCGATCGCGGACGGATCAAAGCAGAAAAGAGACAAGCGCTTGAAGGAAGGCTTAAACCTATAGATGGCACGCTCCATATTATCAACCCGAACGGAGACATCATCGAAGCTTTCGGAAAGCCGCTGGCCATTCAACAATACAAACCGCTCGACATTCTATCCAATAAGCAAATGCCTGGAATCCATTCAACCAGCATATCTGTTCAGCAAGTGCCCGCTGGCGGGTATACATGGGTTTTACACACACCAAAGAAAAAGGATAAGATTCAAAGCATTACCGTAATGGAAGAATATATTCTCGGCTTCGGTCTTGTCGGGTTTATCGCGCTCCTGATTACTTTGCTTCTCTCCTTTTGGAACGGTTTCCGTTACGGCCGTCCGCTCTTTCTTTTTACTGGCTGGCTAAAAAGAATGGAACAGGGAAAATATGATGAAGTGCTGACGAAAAAAGAACGAAAAAAAATCTTTCGAAAAAACGGCAAAGTCAAAGCTCGTTACCGTTTATATAGGGAAGTCATTAACGCTTTTTATAACATGACCGAAAAGCTGGACGAGTCGGTGAAAGAACGGGCAAAGCTGGAAAAGACAAGAGAGGAATGGATGACAGGGATCTCCCATGATCTCCGGACCCCGCTGTCGACGATTCAAGGATACGGCCATTTATTGGAGAGCGGACATTATCAGTGGACAGCTGAAGAACTAAAAGAAGTGGGACAAACGATTCGCGAGAAAGGCGAATACATGCTGCATCTAATAGAAGACTTTTCTCTGACCTTTCAGCTAAAAAACAACAGACTCGTTCTTTCCAAAGAAATATGCCCAGCCAATCATCTTCTGAAAGCAATTGTGGATAAATTTATTCTTGACCGTACGCTTTCTGATTATCGATTTCATTTTCATCCGGCGACCGACCGCCCTTTAATAGAAGCAGACAGGAAATGGTTTGAACGCATGATGGACAATATACTCTTTAATGCAATTAAGCATAATCCGAGCGGAACGGCCATCACCGTCCGCATTATTCCTTCCGCTGAGTATGTTACCATCCAAATCGAAGACACGGGCGTTGGAATGGACGAGGAAACGGTGAACAAATTATTCGATCGTTATTACCGGGGAACGAATACAGAAGAAAGAATTGAAGGGGCTGGCTTAGGAATGAACATTGCCAGACAAATTGCGCTTCTCCATGATGCCAGCGTGACCGTTCATTCCGAACTCGGCCAAGGAACAACCGTCGCCATCCAGCTGCCAAGAACAATGGAAGACAGCGGCAAAGCCTCTGAACAGTAG
- a CDS encoding response regulator transcription factor produces METRNILLVDDEKAIVKMIETVLRKEGFSQIYTAYTAREALAILKKHTINVIVLDVMLPDQSGFEICPKIREISEAYILFLTAKVSDLDVLTGFAIGGDDYVTKPFNPLEIAARIKAYFRRNAKAATAAPAPRKTKYHFGRFTVDEERGEVFVEGKAISCPTQVYLLLLYFCKHPNRVFSKAELLEAVWGADHFVDDNTVSVHIRRIRERIEEDPSHPQFLLTVRGLGYKLVQRDEK; encoded by the coding sequence ATGGAAACGAGAAATATTTTGCTTGTAGACGATGAAAAAGCGATTGTTAAAATGATCGAAACGGTACTTAGAAAAGAAGGGTTTAGTCAAATTTATACCGCTTACACCGCAAGAGAAGCGTTAGCGATCTTAAAGAAGCACACCATAAATGTGATTGTGCTGGACGTCATGCTTCCCGATCAGAGCGGATTTGAAATTTGTCCGAAGATCCGCGAAATCTCAGAAGCCTATATTCTATTTTTAACAGCGAAGGTATCGGATTTAGATGTATTAACTGGTTTTGCTATCGGCGGAGATGATTATGTCACGAAGCCATTTAATCCGCTGGAAATTGCCGCAAGGATCAAAGCGTATTTCCGAAGAAACGCCAAGGCGGCAACGGCAGCGCCAGCTCCCAGGAAAACGAAATATCACTTTGGAAGATTTACAGTCGATGAAGAACGCGGAGAAGTATTCGTCGAAGGAAAAGCCATTTCTTGTCCGACACAAGTGTATTTGCTTCTCCTGTATTTCTGCAAGCATCCAAACAGAGTCTTTTCTAAGGCCGAGCTGCTTGAAGCCGTGTGGGGTGCAGATCATTTTGTAGATGATAATACAGTCTCTGTTCATATCAGACGGATTAGAGAACGAATCGAGGAGGATCCCAGCCATCCGCAATTCCTCTTGACGGTTCGCGGTCTCGGATACAAGCTCGTCCAGAGGGATGAAAAATGA
- a CDS encoding LrgB family protein, with protein MMTIVWCLTTILVYVLSKRVNQRYNHVLLHPLLISPLFLIVLITAAQISPEQYAEGTKLLTYGLGPATVAFAVPIYKHLPLIKKHLSEVFFSIMVGTVFSIVSSAVFSHFIHLSQSFINSLMPRSITTPIAIEISEEIGGLPALTAVFVICTGITGAVVGPSLIKLFAFRSSVAKGMMMGVAAHGTGTAKAFEYGNQEGTFSSIAMVLCAVITMIWANSWIPYFQHFF; from the coding sequence ATGATGACCATTGTTTGGTGTTTGACCACTATTCTTGTGTATGTGCTGAGCAAGCGGGTTAATCAACGGTATAATCATGTACTGCTTCACCCGCTGTTAATCAGTCCTTTGTTTTTGATCGTTCTGATAACAGCCGCACAGATTTCACCGGAGCAATACGCAGAAGGAACTAAGTTGCTTACATATGGCCTTGGTCCGGCAACGGTAGCATTCGCCGTACCTATTTATAAACATTTGCCGCTTATTAAGAAGCATTTATCGGAAGTGTTTTTCAGCATTATGGTTGGGACTGTTTTTTCCATCGTATCCTCCGCGGTTTTCTCTCATTTCATTCATCTGAGTCAATCATTTATTAACAGCCTAATGCCCCGATCCATTACGACTCCTATCGCGATCGAAATATCGGAAGAAATTGGCGGTCTTCCCGCTTTGACTGCGGTGTTTGTTATTTGTACAGGAATTACCGGAGCAGTCGTGGGACCGTCCTTAATTAAACTATTTGCTTTTCGTTCTTCCGTTGCTAAGGGAATGATGATGGGAGTGGCGGCTCACGGAACGGGCACAGCTAAAGCGTTTGAATACGGGAATCAAGAAGGAACCTTCTCAAGCATCGCCATGGTTTTATGTGCGGTTATCACGATGATATGGGCGAATTCTTGGATTCCATATTTCCAGCATTTCTTTTAA